One window of Pectobacterium carotovorum genomic DNA carries:
- the murQ gene encoding N-acetylmuramic acid 6-phosphate etherase gives MEIILSQLVTESRNPASEEIDVLPTLDMLAVINREDKKVPEAVEATLVQIAQVVDRVVQAFACGGRLIYCGAGTSGRLGILDASECPPTYGTPREQVVGLIAGGYPAILQAVENAEDNREMGEQDLRNLNFNSRDVLVGIAASGRTPYVLGAMAYAKSLGATVAAISCNPNSEMSQAADIAIELLVGAEVVTGSSRMKAGTAQKLVLNMITTGAMIRSGKVFGNLMVDVEATNAKLLQRQLNIVVEATDCSLEEAAQALDACNRHCKTAILMILSGLSAADAGALLSKNQGFIREALQEIKS, from the coding sequence ATGGAGATTATTTTAAGTCAGTTGGTTACCGAAAGCCGCAACCCAGCCAGCGAGGAAATCGATGTTCTGCCAACGCTCGACATGCTTGCGGTGATAAACCGTGAAGATAAAAAAGTGCCGGAGGCGGTAGAAGCCACACTTGTGCAAATCGCGCAGGTTGTCGATCGGGTGGTACAGGCGTTTGCCTGCGGTGGGCGGCTTATTTACTGCGGTGCGGGTACATCGGGGCGACTCGGGATTTTGGATGCCAGTGAATGCCCGCCAACTTATGGCACACCGCGCGAACAGGTGGTTGGTTTGATTGCTGGCGGGTACCCGGCCATTTTGCAGGCAGTAGAAAACGCTGAAGACAACCGCGAAATGGGCGAGCAGGATCTGCGCAATCTCAATTTCAACTCGCGTGACGTACTCGTGGGTATTGCTGCCAGCGGACGCACGCCGTATGTGCTGGGCGCCATGGCCTATGCGAAAAGCCTTGGCGCAACCGTTGCGGCTATCTCGTGTAACCCGAACAGCGAAATGAGCCAGGCGGCGGATATTGCCATTGAACTGCTTGTCGGCGCGGAAGTCGTGACTGGGTCCTCGCGTATGAAGGCGGGCACGGCGCAAAAGCTCGTTCTTAATATGATTACTACTGGTGCCATGATTCGCAGCGGAAAAGTATTTGGCAACCTGATGGTGGATGTGGAAGCGACTAACGCCAAACTGCTCCAGCGGCAGTTAAACATTGTGGTTGAGGCAACGGATTGCAGCCTGGAAGAAGCGGCACAGGCGCTAGATGCCTGCAATCGTCACTGTAAAACAGCCATTCTGATGATACTTAGCGGTCTTTCTGCGGCAGATGCGGGCGCGCTGTTAAGCAAAAATCAGGGATTTATTCGTGAAGCGCTACAAGAGATAAAGAGTTAG
- the murP gene encoding PTS N-acetylmuramic acid transporter subunit IIBC has protein sequence MAKITGSTIEQILRLTGGSGNILVCGNCMTRLRLTLKDRERVQHEELKKIPVVMGVVNSEDQLQIILGPGKAQTASELMNVMLTAGEQAMPQTDENADLSKLASQNKQQMKAKQNSAVHSFLTKFATIFTPLIPGFIAAGLMLGIATLLQQTLVVEGVAPAVWLTQLIAYMKVFSIGLFTFLSILIGFNTQKAFGGTGVNGAIIASLFILRYVPEGTVGYYAGMDTFFGLVIDPRGNIIGVLLACILGAWVERQVRKIVPDNLDMILTSTLTLLITGAITFVVIMPVGGELFKGMSWLFLHLNGNPFGTAILAGLFLIAVVFGIHQGFVPVYFALMDAQGFNSLFPILAMAGAGQVGAALALFVRSPKGSVLRTQIKGAIIPGLLGIGEPLIYGVTLPRLKPFVTACIGGGVGGFFIGLVAWMGLPVGLNTVFGPSGLVSIPLMTSQQGIFAGMVVYVVGIVISYLAGFVITWLFGTKDVDLS, from the coding sequence ATGGCAAAAATCACCGGCTCGACCATCGAACAGATTTTGCGTCTTACCGGTGGGAGTGGAAACATCCTAGTGTGCGGCAACTGTATGACACGCCTGCGTTTGACGCTTAAAGACCGTGAGCGCGTGCAGCATGAGGAGCTCAAGAAAATCCCTGTGGTAATGGGGGTCGTCAACAGCGAAGATCAGCTACAAATCATTCTTGGCCCAGGCAAGGCGCAAACTGCCAGCGAACTGATGAACGTGATGCTGACAGCCGGTGAACAGGCCATGCCGCAGACGGATGAAAATGCCGATCTGAGTAAACTTGCCAGTCAGAACAAGCAGCAGATGAAGGCGAAACAGAACAGCGCGGTGCATAGCTTCCTGACTAAATTTGCCACCATTTTTACGCCGCTGATTCCGGGTTTTATCGCCGCGGGTTTGATGCTGGGGATTGCCACGTTGCTGCAACAAACGCTGGTGGTGGAGGGCGTTGCCCCCGCGGTCTGGCTGACGCAGCTCATCGCTTATATGAAGGTGTTCAGCATCGGTCTGTTTACCTTCCTGAGCATTCTTATCGGCTTTAATACCCAGAAAGCGTTTGGCGGCACAGGGGTGAACGGTGCAATCATCGCATCGCTGTTTATCCTGCGTTATGTGCCGGAGGGCACGGTGGGGTATTACGCGGGCATGGATACCTTCTTCGGGCTGGTTATCGACCCACGCGGGAACATTATTGGTGTGCTGCTGGCCTGTATTCTCGGAGCGTGGGTCGAGCGCCAGGTACGTAAGATCGTTCCGGATAATCTGGATATGATCCTCACCTCGACCCTCACGCTACTTATTACTGGGGCGATCACCTTCGTGGTGATTATGCCAGTAGGCGGCGAGCTGTTTAAAGGCATGTCCTGGCTGTTCCTGCATCTCAACGGTAATCCGTTTGGCACCGCCATTCTGGCAGGATTGTTCCTGATTGCCGTGGTGTTCGGCATTCACCAGGGTTTTGTACCGGTCTATTTCGCGTTGATGGATGCGCAGGGTTTTAACTCCCTGTTCCCGATTTTGGCAATGGCTGGAGCAGGGCAGGTGGGCGCTGCGCTGGCGCTGTTTGTGCGCTCGCCAAAAGGGTCGGTGCTGCGAACGCAAATTAAAGGAGCGATCATTCCTGGCCTGCTGGGAATTGGTGAGCCGCTGATTTATGGCGTGACGCTGCCGCGCCTGAAGCCGTTCGTCACGGCCTGCATCGGTGGTGGAGTGGGCGGCTTCTTTATCGGTTTGGTCGCATGGATGGGGCTGCCGGTCGGTCTGAATACCGTCTTTGGCCCGTCAGGTCTGGTCTCCATTCCTTTGATGACATCCCAGCAGGGGATATTTGCTGGCATGGTGGTGTACGTGGTCGGGATTGTTATTTCGTACCTGGCTGGATTTGTAATTACTTGGCTGTTTGGCACTAAAGACGTGGATTTGAGCTAA
- a CDS encoding RHS repeat-associated core domain-containing protein encodes MHNPWDSDQVVEVCYHRNGERVARRHWVHNGWELLVQQRQNTDGRWETDFVTSSQNGEPQAVFNPQGELRWRAPKSTLWGQRQSHLEENIDPGLGFAGQYRDTESGLCYNRFRYYDPAGGCYVSPDPIGIAGGESNYGYVQNPNELIDPLGLAGCSKYLKGWGRGKAGFENFWNNSTQKQFMNAWSNPKFKENIMDRLRKAGGSKGGGFHEWLPVSQADKFKQMGVSFNDYMKWRTPTGQVKFLDDLGVMGTHTLPHSGGVTTQSSLAHSELIKIAGKATDINSYLNAVRKWSSKRLPFGPFDLPF; translated from the coding sequence ATTCACAACCCGTGGGATAGCGACCAGGTAGTAGAAGTGTGCTATCACCGCAACGGTGAACGCGTTGCCCGCCGACACTGGGTACACAACGGCTGGGAGCTGCTGGTTCAGCAACGGCAGAATACCGACGGACGCTGGGAAACCGACTTTGTCACCAGCAGCCAGAACGGTGAACCCCAGGCCGTCTTCAATCCGCAAGGCGAACTTCGCTGGCGGGCACCGAAAAGCACCCTCTGGGGCCAGCGGCAGAGCCATCTTGAGGAAAATATCGACCCAGGCCTTGGCTTTGCCGGACAGTACCGTGACACCGAAAGCGGGCTATGTTATAACCGTTTTCGGTACTACGACCCAGCAGGTGGATGTTATGTCTCGCCGGACCCGATAGGGATAGCGGGTGGAGAAAGCAACTACGGGTATGTTCAGAATCCCAATGAATTAATAGACCCATTAGGGTTAGCTGGATGTAGTAAGTACTTAAAAGGGTGGGGAAGAGGAAAAGCTGGATTTGAGAACTTCTGGAATAACTCGACACAGAAGCAATTCATGAACGCATGGAGTAATCCAAAGTTTAAAGAAAATATCATGGATCGACTTCGTAAAGCCGGTGGTTCAAAAGGCGGGGGTTTTCATGAATGGTTACCTGTCTCTCAAGCTGACAAATTTAAACAAATGGGTGTTTCATTTAACGACTATATGAAGTGGAGGACACCGACTGGCCAAGTTAAGTTCTTGGACGATCTTGGTGTTATGGGGACACATACTCTGCCACATAGCGGTGGTGTTACGACCCAGTCGTCATTAGCCCACAGTGAACTTATTAAAATTGCAGGTAAAGCCACGGATATAAATAGTTATCTAAATGCTGTGAGAAAATGGTCTAGTAAACGACTTCCATTTGGTCCATTTGATCTTCCATTTTAA
- a CDS encoding glycoside hydrolase family 3 protein codes for MKKTLPLLLLLSSSSFAATFTDAQLKNLWQFPKENAEKLVAGMSFEEMLGQMLMIDIRSWNENNESEKKTFIEMNNTVSKMVNEFHLGSVILFRENLVTTPQTVALINSLQASRSNLPLFISTDQEGGYVTRLQVGTEMPGNMALGATGSMKMAEQAGSTHGAELSSLGFNFNFGPVVDVNNNQNNPVIGVRSYSDDPLLVGTLARSYIEGIHQYPVLTSLKHFPGHGNVTSDTHFALPSVNTDKASWHQTELKPFIEVMPYSDAIMTAHVVVPSLDDAQLISTSGEKIGTPATLSTPILTGILREQLHYNGLILTDAMDMGAIAGNFDQLWSIKQAIRAGNDIILMPLEIKDSASIQKLGELYDYLKTEANKDPQLKKRIQESAERVVYTKLNKRISATPKNAASAEKIVASPAHKQLEKTISEQAITLIKNDNVLPYALNKYNKIMVYSDEKPRNELIKKHLKQISDELKVNLSIKDEVVKLDKDTLSEQEIKKQLAGQKFIILTTYNLKNNPINAQRIIDIARQENIPLVVISSRNPYDIAYLNGVRANIAIYGITGFDVTNNVRNSLETNIRSGLRTLFQGPSGKSDVLARPNGKLPVDIRTPDNSQILYPRGYGLTTL; via the coding sequence ATGAAAAAGACACTGCCCTTGTTATTATTATTAAGCAGCAGTAGTTTCGCTGCTACATTTACCGACGCACAGCTAAAAAACCTCTGGCAATTCCCTAAAGAAAATGCAGAAAAGCTGGTGGCGGGAATGAGTTTTGAAGAAATGCTCGGACAAATGTTAATGATCGACATTCGTTCATGGAATGAAAATAACGAGTCTGAGAAAAAAACCTTTATCGAAATGAATAACACCGTCAGTAAAATGGTGAATGAGTTTCATCTTGGTTCGGTGATTCTGTTCCGGGAAAACCTCGTCACTACGCCGCAGACCGTGGCATTAATCAATAGCCTGCAAGCCTCGCGCAGCAATTTACCGTTGTTTATCAGTACCGATCAGGAAGGCGGATATGTGACCCGCTTGCAGGTCGGCACCGAGATGCCAGGCAATATGGCGCTGGGGGCAACAGGCTCGATGAAAATGGCCGAACAGGCTGGCAGCACGCACGGCGCAGAATTATCCAGTCTGGGTTTCAATTTCAACTTCGGTCCGGTCGTGGATGTGAACAACAACCAGAATAATCCTGTGATTGGCGTACGTTCCTATTCGGACGATCCACTGCTGGTAGGAACGTTAGCGCGTTCTTACATCGAGGGCATTCACCAGTACCCAGTACTGACCTCGCTTAAACACTTCCCTGGCCACGGCAACGTAACATCCGACACGCATTTTGCGCTGCCGAGCGTGAATACCGATAAAGCCTCATGGCATCAGACAGAGTTAAAACCTTTTATCGAAGTGATGCCATATTCCGATGCAATCATGACCGCGCACGTTGTGGTTCCCTCACTAGATGACGCTCAATTGATCAGCACCAGTGGCGAAAAAATTGGTACCCCAGCCACGCTTTCCACACCTATTCTCACCGGCATCTTACGCGAGCAGCTTCATTACAATGGTCTGATCCTGACGGATGCAATGGATATGGGGGCGATCGCCGGGAACTTCGATCAATTGTGGTCCATCAAACAGGCCATTCGCGCGGGTAATGATATCATCCTGATGCCACTTGAGATTAAAGACAGCGCGAGCATTCAAAAGCTTGGCGAGCTGTATGACTATTTGAAAACTGAAGCAAATAAAGATCCGCAGCTAAAAAAACGTATTCAAGAATCCGCCGAGCGAGTGGTTTACACCAAGCTAAACAAGCGTATTTCTGCAACACCGAAAAATGCCGCCAGCGCTGAAAAAATTGTCGCGTCACCCGCGCATAAGCAGCTTGAAAAAACGATATCCGAGCAGGCGATTACCTTAATTAAAAATGATAATGTATTGCCGTACGCGCTAAATAAATACAACAAGATCATGGTTTATTCAGATGAAAAACCGCGCAATGAACTGATAAAAAAGCATCTAAAACAGATTTCGGATGAGTTAAAAGTTAATTTATCCATCAAAGATGAGGTGGTTAAATTAGACAAAGACACGTTATCAGAACAGGAAATTAAAAAGCAGCTCGCCGGACAGAAATTTATTATCCTCACAACTTACAACCTGAAAAATAATCCTATAAATGCGCAGCGCATAATAGATATTGCTCGACAGGAAAACATTCCCCTGGTTGTTATCTCATCGAGAAATCCGTATGACATTGCGTATCTAAATGGTGTGCGTGCCAATATTGCTATTTATGGAATTACAGGTTTCGACGTCACGAATAACGTGCGCAACAGTCTGGAAACCAATATTCGCAGCGGCTTACGCACCCTATTCCAAGGACCTTCGGGGAAATCTGACGTTCTTGCAAGACCGAATGGTAAATTACCCGTCGATATTAGAACACCAGACAACAGCCAAATTTTATATCCACGCGGCTATGGCCTGACTACATTATAA
- a CDS encoding AHH domain-containing protein, whose translation MLSDILNRVARVGAMHAGKGPTPPAGRPQPGQGKAPTSPGKTIKHKSFLGALAGAIAGAVVAAVAFAAAAAVAGAIAVAVVGTGGMGAALVVGAVKLAVGFGAVSLLGGLISSVSSKVSAMVDSGAPPFGPVDSGSDTVFAEKKPISRAEVDTVACTKHNSPQLIAQGSETVYVNGSPAARIDDKTVCGATIKEGASTVFFGSGQQTCLDISDEFSWWEKALLIAVEFLVPPSRGMFKGLGKLFTRGPTAVLKGIRMGALRTAVGLRRAARCASKGFKNSKGLARIKEATRGFLKDPVYIPSGDVIEMRLDLELGQTLPLLFERTYRSAATHTGLLGRGWYDTWSEAAYVSHDGLNTHVVITLAQGYDIDFTFHQDVQAVFCPLYPAFTLHRRAEGFSLWDRDSLTWREFDVPQGDRLLLSSVRDPHDNRITLIRDPKGYLRKMQHSDGIELLLVWRGDYLHQIQRIDAGQKTILAEYRQDEQGRLIEADATHAYHLFYDYDNENRLTRWHDNDQTWARYEYDYQGRCVYTTCADGYLTARFDYLDDRVVMTDGLGQRSEFGFNALSLMSWEKSPLGHVTRYNYDDHGNLLREISPAGRVVEFTYLDDSGLVSTFTDGSGHTWAYDYDDAQRLCGITDPLGRVWQWAFDEAGSPETLTGPDTREVRFTWNRHGLLTQVSDQAGEVQARLRYDHRQRLLSASDALGRTQQLRYDQQDRVVQWQRPDGAQFRLGYRRASWKLPEQLIRPDDKQEQRQYDKHNNLLSTVDGNGALWQQTYGPFDLLTSRTDAEGRTWRYEYDKESQQLIAVVAPDGSRWQWWLDADARVIRERDMAGTDTHYTYDEDGNCIAIRNGEGETRHFLYDGRGLLIKETAPDDTLHYRYDAAGRLIEVTSATSHVQLEYDLRDRVVREWLNGSLITRQFDDTARTVTRTLTGENEGDDALTSTFVYSAAGELRQVQLPDGAELTLAHDAAGREASRSGGEFLQQREYDVMGRLTRDMSGQQQDGRLHASQTREYRYDGAGNLAGARHSREAAGYKLDATGRVLSVLSGGAGRTVETDEAYRYTRNGLPQDTARLTEWQAGRLTQHDDTHYQYDKAGRLIRKQVVQPGYRPQVWHYRWDSRNQLRVVDTPTGQRWFYRYDPFGRRTGKRCEQTQEELRTLWDGDQIADVRHYRNGALVSRRHWVHNGWELLVQQRQNTDGRWETDFVTSSQNGEPQAVFNPQGELRWRAPKSTLWGLRQSHLEENIDPGLGFAGQYRDTESGLCYNRFRYYDPAGGCYVSPDPIGIAGGENNYGYVPNPNTWVDPFGLAGCSTTLGKNMMQGMGLSRSSKWSGYQAHHVIPKELANHPALKKINYYIDNANNGIFLRKVDDGVSTMARHQGNHHGYTDAIRGALDRIDLNQSVSSISKQVTQIQNAAKKGMMDGMPIRSKDMWNADIFGKDIGQVGRQRVFELWQNILR comes from the coding sequence ATGCTGAGTGATATTCTGAACCGTGTTGCCCGCGTGGGTGCCATGCATGCAGGCAAAGGCCCGACACCGCCGGCCGGTCGTCCTCAACCGGGCCAGGGAAAAGCACCGACATCACCGGGCAAAACCATCAAGCACAAAAGTTTTCTCGGTGCGCTGGCTGGGGCTATCGCAGGGGCGGTTGTAGCAGCCGTAGCCTTTGCCGCAGCGGCTGCCGTGGCGGGTGCCATTGCCGTCGCTGTTGTCGGGACGGGCGGCATGGGGGCGGCGCTGGTGGTGGGTGCCGTCAAACTGGCGGTGGGGTTTGGTGCAGTCAGCCTGCTAGGGGGGCTGATTAGCAGCGTCTCCAGCAAAGTTTCTGCCATGGTAGACAGCGGCGCCCCGCCGTTTGGGCCCGTCGATTCTGGCTCAGACACCGTGTTTGCGGAGAAAAAGCCCATTTCCCGTGCTGAGGTTGATACGGTAGCCTGCACCAAACACAACTCGCCCCAGTTGATTGCGCAAGGCAGTGAAACCGTCTACGTCAATGGCTCGCCAGCAGCACGTATCGACGATAAAACCGTCTGTGGTGCCACCATCAAAGAAGGGGCATCCACCGTCTTTTTTGGCTCCGGTCAGCAAACCTGTCTGGATATTAGTGACGAATTCAGCTGGTGGGAAAAAGCGCTGCTGATAGCCGTGGAATTTCTGGTACCGCCCAGCCGGGGCATGTTCAAAGGGCTAGGGAAGCTATTTACACGTGGGCCAACCGCGGTGCTCAAAGGCATTCGCATGGGGGCGTTAAGAACGGCGGTGGGGCTACGGAGAGCGGCTCGGTGTGCCAGCAAAGGGTTTAAAAATAGCAAAGGGTTGGCACGTATTAAGGAAGCCACTCGGGGCTTTCTAAAAGATCCGGTCTATATTCCCAGCGGGGATGTGATCGAGATGCGTCTGGATCTCGAACTGGGGCAAACACTTCCTCTGCTTTTTGAGCGCACTTACCGCTCTGCCGCCACCCATACCGGCCTGCTAGGACGCGGCTGGTATGACACCTGGAGCGAAGCCGCATACGTCAGCCACGACGGCCTGAATACCCACGTCGTTATCACGCTGGCACAGGGATACGACATTGATTTCACCTTCCATCAGGATGTGCAGGCGGTATTTTGTCCGCTCTATCCGGCCTTTACTCTGCATCGGCGGGCAGAGGGATTTAGCCTGTGGGATCGTGACAGCCTCACCTGGCGTGAGTTCGATGTGCCTCAGGGCGATCGGCTGCTTCTGTCGTCCGTACGCGATCCGCACGACAACCGCATTACCCTGATCCGCGATCCAAAAGGCTATCTGCGCAAGATGCAACACAGTGATGGTATCGAGCTGCTGCTGGTATGGCGGGGAGATTATCTACACCAGATACAGCGCATTGATGCCGGACAAAAAACCATACTGGCCGAATACCGGCAGGATGAACAGGGGCGACTGATTGAGGCCGATGCCACCCATGCCTATCACCTGTTCTACGACTATGACAACGAAAACCGACTCACGCGCTGGCATGACAACGACCAGACCTGGGCGCGTTACGAGTATGACTATCAGGGTCGCTGCGTTTACACCACCTGTGCTGACGGCTACCTGACCGCGCGTTTTGACTATCTCGATGACCGTGTGGTCATGACCGACGGATTAGGTCAGCGCAGCGAATTTGGTTTCAACGCGCTATCGCTGATGAGCTGGGAAAAATCTCCGTTAGGGCACGTCACCCGCTACAACTACGACGACCACGGCAACCTGTTGCGTGAGATTTCCCCCGCAGGTCGGGTGGTTGAATTCACCTATCTGGACGATAGCGGTCTGGTCAGCACCTTCACCGATGGCAGCGGCCACACCTGGGCCTATGACTATGATGACGCGCAGCGGTTATGCGGCATCACCGACCCGCTCGGGCGCGTCTGGCAATGGGCGTTCGATGAGGCCGGTAGCCCAGAGACACTCACCGGGCCGGATACCCGTGAAGTACGGTTCACCTGGAACCGACACGGCCTGCTGACACAGGTGAGCGATCAGGCGGGCGAGGTTCAGGCACGGCTGCGTTACGATCATCGTCAACGGTTGCTGAGTGCCAGCGATGCGCTCGGGCGTACCCAGCAGCTACGCTATGACCAGCAGGACAGAGTCGTGCAGTGGCAGCGGCCAGACGGAGCACAATTCCGTCTGGGATACCGCCGTGCAAGCTGGAAGCTGCCGGAGCAGCTGATACGCCCCGACGACAAACAAGAACAACGCCAATACGACAAGCATAACAACCTGCTGAGCACGGTGGACGGCAACGGGGCACTGTGGCAGCAAACCTACGGCCCCTTTGACCTGCTCACATCCCGTACCGATGCCGAAGGCCGCACCTGGCGTTACGAGTACGACAAAGAGAGCCAGCAACTGATCGCCGTTGTCGCCCCGGACGGCAGCCGCTGGCAATGGTGGCTGGATGCCGATGCGCGGGTCATCCGCGAGCGGGACATGGCGGGCACCGACACCCACTACACCTATGACGAAGACGGCAACTGCATCGCCATCCGTAATGGCGAAGGCGAAACCCGCCACTTCCTGTATGACGGACGCGGGTTGCTCATCAAAGAAACCGCACCGGACGATACCCTGCACTACCGCTATGACGCGGCTGGCAGGCTTATCGAAGTCACCTCCGCAACCAGTCATGTACAGCTAGAGTATGACCTCCGTGACCGGGTGGTGCGGGAGTGGCTGAACGGCTCGCTTATCACCCGACAGTTTGATGATACCGCACGCACCGTAACGCGAACGCTGACCGGAGAAAACGAAGGTGACGACGCGCTGACCAGTACTTTCGTATACAGCGCGGCGGGTGAACTGCGGCAGGTGCAGTTGCCGGATGGCGCAGAGCTCACCCTTGCTCATGATGCCGCCGGGCGCGAGGCCTCCCGTTCAGGCGGTGAGTTCCTACAGCAGAGGGAATATGACGTGATGGGCAGGCTGACCCGTGACATGAGCGGTCAGCAACAGGACGGGCGTCTGCACGCCTCACAGACGCGGGAATATCGGTATGACGGCGCGGGCAATCTGGCCGGTGCCCGCCATAGCCGCGAGGCGGCAGGTTACAAACTGGACGCGACCGGACGGGTGCTGTCCGTCCTCAGCGGTGGCGCAGGCCGCACGGTGGAAACCGACGAAGCTTACCGCTACACCCGCAACGGCCTGCCGCAGGATACCGCCCGACTCACCGAGTGGCAGGCGGGCAGGCTGACTCAGCACGACGACACCCATTACCAGTACGACAAAGCCGGACGACTCATCCGTAAACAGGTGGTTCAGCCGGGCTACCGCCCACAGGTCTGGCACTACCGCTGGGACAGCCGTAACCAGCTCCGGGTTGTCGACACCCCGACGGGCCAACGCTGGTTCTACCGCTACGACCCGTTCGGGCGACGCACCGGCAAACGCTGTGAGCAGACGCAGGAGGAACTCCGTACCCTGTGGGACGGCGACCAGATAGCCGACGTGCGTCACTACCGCAACGGGGCACTTGTGTCGAGAAGACACTGGGTACACAACGGCTGGGAGCTGCTGGTTCAGCAACGGCAGAATACTGACGGACGCTGGGAAACCGACTTTGTCACCAGCAGCCAGAACGGTGAACCCCAGGCCGTCTTCAATCCGCAAGGCGAACTTCGCTGGCGGGCACCGAAAAGCACCCTCTGGGGGCTGCGGCAGAGCCATCTTGAGGAAAATATCGACCCAGGCCTTGGCTTTGCCGGACAGTACCGTGACACCGAAAGCGGGCTATGTTATAACCGTTTTCGGTACTACGACCCAGCAGGTGGATGTTATGTCTCGCCGGACCCGATAGGGATAGCGGGGGGTGAGAACAATTACGGGTATGTGCCGAATCCGAATACGTGGGTTGATCCGTTTGGGTTGGCGGGATGCTCTACCACTCTTGGTAAGAACATGATGCAGGGAATGGGATTGTCTCGTTCTAGTAAATGGAGTGGTTATCAGGCACACCATGTAATACCCAAAGAACTAGCTAATCATCCTGCGTTGAAGAAAATTAACTATTATATTGATAATGCCAATAATGGCATTTTTCTTCGTAAAGTGGATGACGGTGTGAGTACTATGGCGAGGCATCAGGGTAACCATCATGGATATACAGATGCTATACGCGGAGCTTTAGATAGAATAGATCTTAATCAATCTGTGAGTTCTATTTCAAAGCAAGTGACTCAAATCCAAAATGCAGCCAAAAAAGGAATGATGGATGGTATGCCTATTCGGTCTAAAGATATGTGGAATGCAGACATCTTTGGTAAGGACATAGGCCAAGTTGGTAGGCAGAGGGTGTTTGAGTTATGGCAAAACATATTAAGGTGA
- a CDS encoding SIS domain-containing protein, with translation MSVLNEITWLLPELAENQQKIARYILNNPEKILALSSSHFAEEIGVSQSSVVKFSQKIGMKGYPALKLAISEDLGRNDLYKTFPHKALHNAISSEDTLMVMAHKLAHEKTAAITETTQRLNFPVFKKVVELINTAHRVQIVGIWGSGLTAKDLSYKLQKIGILSLAEADLHVQIATAMTLTPNDVQIVISFSGARKDMRIAATMAKSQGAKIIVITGDKSTSLAKLADYVLESISEENQWRSSSISSRTAQNTVTDLIFLALMQQRKEIARPKTLNVSMTINNLDD, from the coding sequence ATGTCTGTCCTTAACGAAATCACCTGGTTACTGCCAGAGTTGGCTGAAAACCAGCAAAAGATAGCCAGATATATTCTGAATAATCCCGAAAAAATTCTGGCATTATCCTCTTCTCACTTTGCAGAAGAGATCGGCGTTAGCCAGTCTTCGGTGGTGAAGTTTAGCCAGAAGATAGGCATGAAAGGTTATCCGGCTCTGAAGCTGGCAATCAGTGAAGACCTGGGTCGCAATGATCTCTACAAAACTTTTCCTCACAAAGCCCTGCATAACGCCATCTCTTCAGAAGACACCTTAATGGTGATGGCACACAAGTTAGCTCATGAGAAAACGGCAGCAATAACCGAAACCACACAGCGATTAAACTTCCCGGTTTTTAAAAAAGTGGTTGAGCTGATCAATACAGCACACCGTGTGCAAATAGTCGGCATCTGGGGTTCGGGTCTGACAGCCAAAGATCTGAGCTATAAATTACAAAAAATCGGTATTCTCAGCCTCGCCGAAGCCGATCTACACGTTCAAATCGCCACCGCCATGACCCTGACACCTAACGATGTGCAAATTGTTATCTCCTTCAGCGGGGCAAGAAAAGATATGCGTATTGCCGCCACGATGGCGAAATCTCAGGGAGCAAAGATCATCGTCATTACCGGCGATAAAAGCACGTCGTTGGCAAAACTGGCGGATTATGTGCTGGAAAGTATCTCCGAGGAGAACCAATGGCGCAGCTCGTCTATTTCTTCACGTACCGCGCAGAACACCGTGACTGATTTAATCTTCCTTGCACTGATGCAGCAGCGAAAAGAAATCGCTAGACCGAAAACGTTAAATGTAAGTATGACGATAAACAATCTAGATGACTAA